CGACCCGGCAACCGGGCTGATGGCCCCGGCCGGTCTGTTCACCGCGGTGGTCTGCGGCGATCCGGACGAGGCGGGGCGGCTGGCCGAGCGGCTCGGCGGCCATGCGCACACGGACGCGGAATCGGATGCCGGCGCGGAATCGGACGAGCACGTGCACGAGCAGGAGCGCGAGCACAAGGACGCGGACGTCGGCACGACGGAGCGGAAGGCCCCGTCCGTCCTGCTCGGTGGCGTACCGCTGGACGAACTCCCGCTGGACTCCGCCCGGACCGTCGTACTGGTCCAGGACAAGGACCCGGTCCTGCTCTCCGGCACGCTGCGCGAGCTGCTCGACGTGCCGTCGTCCGGCCGGGTGAGCGCCGAGGAAGCGCTGTCGGCCGCCCAGTGCGGCGATGTGCTGGACTCCCTGGCGCAGGCGTCCGTCGCCACGGACGCCGATCCGATGACGACCCGCATCACCGAACGCGGCCGGTCGCTCTCGGGCGGTCAGCGCCAGCGGCTCGCGCTTGCCCGCTCATTGGTGACCGACCCGGAGGCGCTGGTTCTGGACGAGCCGACCTCCGCCGTCGACTCGCACACGGAGGCCCGGGTCGCCGCCGGAATCAAGGAACTGCGCCAGGGCCGTACGACCGTGGCGTTCGCCTCGTCACCGCTGCTGCTGGACCTAGCGGACCGGGTGGTGCTGGTGCACCGGGGCACCGTCGTCGCGGTCGGCACCCACCGTGAGCTCCTGCACACGGTCCCCCGCTACCGGGCGGTCGTGACGCGTGAGACGGACGACGAGATCGCGGCCCTGACCCATGGGGACGTGGTCAAGAGGATCAACACGATCGAGGAAGTCGAGGAACGGGCATGATCGGCGTCGCAGAACCGGCGTACGACCCGGCCGCACCGGAGTCGGCCACGACCCTTCCGGTCGGCACCCCCACCACCGTACGGAGCTATGTACGGGAGCTGCTGCGGCGCCACCGCGGGCCGTTCGCCGTGCTCATCGCGTTCAACGCCGTCGCGGTGATCGCCTCGATCGTCGGCCCGTATCTGCTGGGCGGGCTGGTCGAGGACCTCTCCGACGGTGTCACCGACCTCCATCTGGAGCGCACCGCGGGGGTGTTCGCGCTCGCGCTGATCGTGCAGACCGTGTTCACCCGGATGATGCGCCTGCGCAGCGCGATGCTCGGTGAGGAGATGCTGGCCGATCTGCGCGAGGACTTCCTCGTACGCTCGGTCGGGCTGCCGCCTGGTGTGCTGGAGCGGGCCGGGACCGGTGATCTGCTCTCCAGGATCACCACGGACATCGACCGGCTGGCCAACGCGATGCGTGAAGCCGTGCCGCAGCTGGCGATCGGCGTGGTGTGGGCGGGGCTGCTGATGGCCGCGCTCGCCGTGACGGCTCCGCCGCTGGCGCTCTCGGTCCTGGTCGCCCTGCCCGTACTGATCCTCGGCTGCCGCTGGTACTTCAGGAGGGCGCCGTCCGCGTACCGTTCGGAGGCCGCCGGATACGCCGCTGTCGCGGCGATGCTCGCGGAGACCGTGGATGCCGGACGGACCGTGGAGGCCCACCGCCTGGGTGCGCGCCGGGTGGCTCTGTCGGACCGGCGGATCAAGGAGTGGACGGCGTGGGAGCGTTACACGCTCTTCCTGCGTTCCGTGCTCTTCCCCGTCATCAATGTCACCTATGTGACGATTCTGGGCGCGGTGCTGATGCTCGGCGGCTGGTTCGTGATCGAGGGCTGGCTGACCGTGGGGCAGCTGACGACGGGTGCGCTGCTGGCGCAGATGATGGTCGACCCGCTCGGCCTGATCCTGCGCTGGTACGACGAGTTGCAGGTCGCTCAGGTGTCGCTGGCGCGGCTGGTGGGCGTCCGGGACATCGAACCGGACGCGGGCGATGCGGAGGTCGTCCCGGACGGCCGCGATGTCCGGGCCGACGAAGTGCACTTCGGCTACCGCGCCGGGCTGGACGTCCTGCACAAGGTGTCGTTGGACGTCGCACCGGGTACGCGCCTGGCCCTGGTCGGGCCGTCCGGCGCGGGCAAGTCCACTCTGGGCCGGCTGCTGGCCGGGATCTACGCCCCGCGCACGGGTGAAGTCACGCTCGGTGGCGCGGAGTTGTCGCGCATGAAGGCAGAGCGCGTACGCACGCATGTGGCGCTGGTCAACCAGGAGCACCATGTGTTCGTCGGTTCGCTGCGGGACAACCTCCTGCTGGCCCGGACCGGCGCCGACGACGCCGAGCTGTGGGCGTCGCTCGCGGCGGTAGACGCGGACGGCTGGGCGAGGGCGCTGGACGGGGGGCTGGACTCCGAGGTCGGCTCCGGCGGCCTGGCACTGACACCCGCCCAGGCCCAGCAGATCGCGCTGGCCCGGCTCGTCCTGGCCGATCCGCACACGCTGGTGCTGGACGAGGCGACATCGCTGCTGGACCCGCGGGCCGCCCGGCACCTGGAGCGCTCGCTGGCCCGGGTGCTGGACGGCCGTACGGTCGTGGCGATCGCCCACCGGCTGCACACCGCTCACGACGCGGATGTGATCGCGGTGGTCGAGAGCGGCCGGATCAGCGAGCTGGGCAGCCATGACGAGCTGGTGGCGGCGGACGGCGCCTATGCGGCGCTGTGGCGGTCCTGGCACGGCTGAGCAGTCTGCCGGGGGCCGGAGTCCCGGGGACCGGAGCGGGTTGCGGCGGTCAGATGAAGTTCAGGGCCGCCGCCCCGCCCACTCCCCCGAGCACCATGAACGCCGGCATCAGCACCTTCAGCTCCACCCAGCTGCCGGCCCGGAACCGCATGGCCTTCGGCGGCCCGATCGGGTACCAGCGCTTGCGGCCCAGCGGGATGGGCCACAGGATCGGGCAGCCGGAGACGGTCAGCGCGTCGCCGATGTCATGGACGAGGGCGCCGAGGACGATCGGCAGCCCGAGCCAGAGGTACTCCTGGCCGGGCGCGCTGAAGAGCCAGTCCGAGCCGTTGCCCGGCTTGTCCAGGACGCCCGCAAGGATCCAGGCACTGGTCGCGCCGAGCAGCCAGACCAGGACGTCGCTGGACATCCGGGCGGCCCGCCACAGCAGTCCCTCGACGGCGAGCACGAGGTGGACGAAGAGAATCGCGAGGACCGCCCACCGGCCCCCGGTGATCGCCGCGGCGGAGGCCCCGGCGCCGATCAGGACCGCCCACAGCCAGGTGTGGGTCAGGGTCCGGTGGCCGCCGTTCCTGCGCGGGTCCCCGGAGCCCCGGGTCGCCTTGTAGACGGCGTACGAGAGCTTGTCGACGATCTCGCAGAGCCCCCGGGAGACCGGACCGAAGGCGCGCGAGATGGTCGCGGACTTGTGGTCGAGGTCCGGGGCGAGCGCGGCTCCGGCGGTGATCAGCGCGCCGACGACGAGCACGGGCCACGGCATCGTGTGGCCGGCGGCGGCCGCCGCCGCGCCCACCCCCAGCCAGGCCGCCGCCCCTGACAGAGAGTGTGCCGGTCCCATCATGGTTCTTCCGCCCCCAAAGATCGTGCGGCCGCCATCGCCGTTGCGATGCGGCCGAGTTGAGTGGGCAGCGTATCGTCCGTGATCTTCGCACGGTCCTCCGGTTCCCTCATCCGGGCGGAAGGCAGGCAAGATGGGGGGCGTGACCCTTATCGATCAGCTGCCCCCGACCGCCGACCCGGACGCCCTCTTCGAGGCCTTCTCGTCATGGACCGAGACCCAGGGCATCTCCCTCTACCCTGCCCAGGAGGAGGCGCTGATCGAGGTGGTCTCCGGCGCGAACGTGATCCTTTCCACCCCGACCGGCTCCGGAAAGAGCCTGGTCGCGGCGGCCGCGCACTTCACCGCGCTGGCCCAGGACAAGGTCACCTTCTACACCGCGCCGATCAAGGCGCTGGTCTCGGAGAAGTTCTTCGACCTGTGCAAGCTGTTCGGTACGGAGAACGTCGGCATGCTCACCGGTGACGCCTCGGTCAACGCCGACGCCCCGGTGATCTGCTGCACGGCCGAGGTGCTGGCCTCCATCGCGCTGCGCGACGGGAAGTACGCCGACATCGGTCAGGTCGTGATGGACGAGTTCCACTTCTATGCGGAGCAGGACCGGGGCTGGGCCTGGCAGATCCCGCTCCTGGAGCTGCCGCAGGCCCAGTTCATCCTGATGTCGGCCACGCTCGGTGACGTCAAGATGTTCGAGGGGGACCTGACCCGCCGCACCGGCCGCCCCACCTCCGTGGTGCGTTCCGCGACCAGGCCGGTGCCGCTCAGCTACGAGTACCGGCTGACCCCGATCACCGAGACCCTCACCGAGCTCCTGGAGACCAGGCAGTCGCCGGTCTACATCGTGCACTTCACCCAGGCCGCGGCCGTCGAGCGGGCGCAGTCGCTGATGAGCATCAACATGTGCACCAAGGAGGAGAAGGAGAAGATCGCCGATCTGATCGGCAACTTCCGCTTCACCACCAAGTTCGGCCAGAACCTCTCCCGCTATGTGCGCCACGGCATCGGGGTGCACCACGCAGGCATGCTGCCGAAGTACCGGCGCCTGGTGGAGAAGCTCGCCCAGGCGGGTCTGCTGAAGGTGATCTGCGGTACGGACACCCTCGGCGTCGGCGTCAACGTGCCCATCCGCACCGTGCTGTTCACGGCACTCACCAAGTACGACGGCACTCGCGTGCGTACGTTGCGCGCCCGTGAGTTCCACCAGATCGCGGGGCGTGCGGGCCGGGCCGGATTCGACACGGCGGGCTTCGTCGTGGCGCAGGCGCCCGAGCACGTCATCGAGAACGAGAAGGCCGTCAAGAAGGCGGGCGACGACCCGAAGAAGAAGCGCAAGGTGGTCCGCAAGAAGGCCCCCGAGGGCTTCGTCGCCTGGTCGGAGACCACCTTCGACAAGCTGATCCAGTCCGATCCGGAGCCGCTGACCTCCCGTTTCCGGGTCACGCACACGATGCTGCTGTCCGTGATCGCGCGCCCCGGCAACGCCTTCGAGGCGATGCGGCATCTGCTGGAGGACAACCACGAGCCGCGCAGGGCCCAGCTGCGTCACATCCGCCGGGCCATCGCGATCTACCGCTCGCTGCTGGACGGCGGTGTCGTGGAGCAGCTCGACGAGCCGGACGCGGAGGGCCGTATCGTCCGGCTCACCGTCGATCTCCAGCAGGACTTCGCGCTCAACCAGCCGCTGTCCACCTTCGCGTTGGCCGCGTTCGACCTGCTGGACCCCGAGTCCCCCTCGTACGCGCTGGACATGGTCTCTGTCGTCGAGTCGACGCTCGACGATCCGCGGCAGATCCTGGCCGCCCAGCAGAACAAGGCGCGCGGCGAGGCGGTCGGGCAGATGAAGGCGGACGGCGTCGAGTACGAGGAGCGCATGGAGCTGCTCCAGGAGGTCACGTACCCGAAGCCGCTGAGCGAGCTGCTGTGGCACGCGTACGACGTGTACCGCAGGAGCCACCCGTGGGTGGGTGACCACCCGGTGTCGCCGAAGTCCGTGATCCGCGACATGTTCGAGCGCGCCATGACGTTCACGGAGTTCACCTCCAACTACGAGCTGGCCCGCACCGAGGGCATCGTGCTGCGCTATCTCGCGAGTGCGTACAAGGCTCTGGAGCACACCATTCCGGACGACATCAAGTCCGAGGATCTTCAGGACCTGATCGCCTGGCTCGGTGAGATGGTCCGGCAGGTGGACTCCAGTCTCCTCGACGAGTGGGAGCAGCTCGCCAACCCGGAGGTGGAGACCGCCGAGGAGGCGCAGGAGCGGGCCGACGAGGTCAAGCCGGTCACGGCCAACGCCCGCGCCTTCCGGGTACTGGTGCGCAACGCGATGTTCCGCCGGGTGGAGCTGGCCGCGCTGGACAGGGTCGGCGACCTCGGCGAGCTGGACGGCGACGCGGGCTGGGGCGAGGACGCGTGGGGCGATGCGATGGACGCCTACTGGGACGAGTACGAGGATCTGGGCACCGGTCCGGACGCCCGCGGGCCGAAGCTGCTGAAGATCGACGAGGACCCCGCGCACGGTCTGTGGCGGGTGCGGCAGACGTTCGCCGACCCGAACGGCGACCACGACTGGGGCATCAGCGCCGAGATCGATCTGGCGGCCTCGGACGAGGAGGGCCGGGCGGTCGTCCGCGTCACCTCCGTCGGTCAGCTGTGAGCGCGTACGCCAGGGCGGCGGCGCCGCTGCGAGAGTGGAGACGAAACGCATGACGAACCCCGCCGAGCGCCTGGTCGATCTGCTCGACCTGGAGCGGATCGAGGTCAACATCTTCCGCGGGCGCAGCCCCCAGGAGTCACTGCAGCGGGTCTTCGGCGGGCAGGTCGCCGGACAGGCGCTGGTGGCGGCGGGCCGTACCACCGACGGGGAGCGGCCGGTGCATTCGCTGCACGCCTACTTCCTGCGTCCGGGGCGTCCGGGTGTGCCGATCGTCTACGACGTCGAGCGCATCCGGGACGGCCGGTCGTTCACCACCCGCCGGGTCACGGCCGTGCAGCAGGGCCGGACGATCTTCAGTCTGACGGCCTCCTTCCACCGGCCGGAGGAGGCGGGCTTCGAGCACCAGCTGCCGCCCGCCCGCGAGGTCCCGGACCCCGAGGAGCTGCCGACCGTCGCCGAGGAGGTGCGTGAGCACCTCGGGGCGCTTCCGGAGGCGCTGGAGCGGATGGCCCGCCGGCAGCCCTTCGACATCCGGTACGTGGACCGGCTGCGCTGGACGCAGGAGGAGACGAAGGGCGCGGACCCGCGAAGCGCGGTCTGGATGCGTGCGGTCGGCCCGCTGGGCGACGACCCGCTGGTGCACACCTGTGCGCTGACGTACGCCAGTGACATGACGCTGCTCGACGCGGTCCGCATCCCGGTGGAGCCGCTGTGGGGCCCGCGCGGTTTCGACATGGCGTCGCTGGACCACGCGATGTGGTTCCACCGGCCGTTCCGGGCGGACGAGTGGTTCCTCTACGACCAGGAGTCGCCGATCGCGACGGGCGGACGCGGGCTGGCGCGCGGCCGGATCTACGACCGCGCGGGCAATCTGCTGGTGTCCGTGGTGCAGGAGGGGCTGTTCCGTCCGTATGCCGCAGGCCATACGGACTCCGTGGCGCCTCGCCCCTGAACCCCTGACGGCTGCCGCGCCCCCGGGGTGCGGCAGCACTCTCGCTTCAGCCGTCGGTCGGCCGGGGTGAGGGAAGCGTTCCCGAGCAGGTGGCCCGGCCGAACCCGCCGTCAGCCGTGGCGCTCTGGACGTGGCGCCCGCTGATGGCGAGGGTGCAGGTGGCGCGACTGCCGTGCTCGCCGAGGGTGATGCTGACGACCGGGTCCTGCCCCAGCGGGATCTGGACCGTGGTGCGCCAGGGCAGCCGGGCGCCGGAGACCGTCCTGGCCCTGCCGTTCTCGCTCGCCCCCTGATAGCTGAGATCGACTCGCCCCTCGCCGGTCACCTCGTACGTCACCGAAGCGGTCGGCACGCTCCGGCGCGGCTTCTCGTCGTCGCCACCCAGGATGCCGTAGAGGGCGAACCCGCCGCCGCACAGGGCCAGCGCCACTGCGGCCGCGATCACTCCGGCGCGGCCGGAGCCCAGGCGACGGAATCCGGCCACGCCCGCCCCGGAAGCGTCGGACCCGTCCGGCCCAGGTCCCCCGGGC
This sequence is a window from Streptomyces sp. NBC_01217. Protein-coding genes within it:
- a CDS encoding ABC transporter ATP-binding protein; translated protein: MIGVAEPAYDPAAPESATTLPVGTPTTVRSYVRELLRRHRGPFAVLIAFNAVAVIASIVGPYLLGGLVEDLSDGVTDLHLERTAGVFALALIVQTVFTRMMRLRSAMLGEEMLADLREDFLVRSVGLPPGVLERAGTGDLLSRITTDIDRLANAMREAVPQLAIGVVWAGLLMAALAVTAPPLALSVLVALPVLILGCRWYFRRAPSAYRSEAAGYAAVAAMLAETVDAGRTVEAHRLGARRVALSDRRIKEWTAWERYTLFLRSVLFPVINVTYVTILGAVLMLGGWFVIEGWLTVGQLTTGALLAQMMVDPLGLILRWYDELQVAQVSLARLVGVRDIEPDAGDAEVVPDGRDVRADEVHFGYRAGLDVLHKVSLDVAPGTRLALVGPSGAGKSTLGRLLAGIYAPRTGEVTLGGAELSRMKAERVRTHVALVNQEHHVFVGSLRDNLLLARTGADDAELWASLAAVDADGWARALDGGLDSEVGSGGLALTPAQAQQIALARLVLADPHTLVLDEATSLLDPRAARHLERSLARVLDGRTVVAIAHRLHTAHDADVIAVVESGRISELGSHDELVAADGAYAALWRSWHG
- a CDS encoding metal-dependent hydrolase codes for the protein MMGPAHSLSGAAAWLGVGAAAAAAGHTMPWPVLVVGALITAGAALAPDLDHKSATISRAFGPVSRGLCEIVDKLSYAVYKATRGSGDPRRNGGHRTLTHTWLWAVLIGAGASAAAITGGRWAVLAILFVHLVLAVEGLLWRAARMSSDVLVWLLGATSAWILAGVLDKPGNGSDWLFSAPGQEYLWLGLPIVLGALVHDIGDALTVSGCPILWPIPLGRKRWYPIGPPKAMRFRAGSWVELKVLMPAFMVLGGVGGAAALNFI
- a CDS encoding DEAD/DEAH box helicase, giving the protein MTLIDQLPPTADPDALFEAFSSWTETQGISLYPAQEEALIEVVSGANVILSTPTGSGKSLVAAAAHFTALAQDKVTFYTAPIKALVSEKFFDLCKLFGTENVGMLTGDASVNADAPVICCTAEVLASIALRDGKYADIGQVVMDEFHFYAEQDRGWAWQIPLLELPQAQFILMSATLGDVKMFEGDLTRRTGRPTSVVRSATRPVPLSYEYRLTPITETLTELLETRQSPVYIVHFTQAAAVERAQSLMSINMCTKEEKEKIADLIGNFRFTTKFGQNLSRYVRHGIGVHHAGMLPKYRRLVEKLAQAGLLKVICGTDTLGVGVNVPIRTVLFTALTKYDGTRVRTLRAREFHQIAGRAGRAGFDTAGFVVAQAPEHVIENEKAVKKAGDDPKKKRKVVRKKAPEGFVAWSETTFDKLIQSDPEPLTSRFRVTHTMLLSVIARPGNAFEAMRHLLEDNHEPRRAQLRHIRRAIAIYRSLLDGGVVEQLDEPDAEGRIVRLTVDLQQDFALNQPLSTFALAAFDLLDPESPSYALDMVSVVESTLDDPRQILAAQQNKARGEAVGQMKADGVEYEERMELLQEVTYPKPLSELLWHAYDVYRRSHPWVGDHPVSPKSVIRDMFERAMTFTEFTSNYELARTEGIVLRYLASAYKALEHTIPDDIKSEDLQDLIAWLGEMVRQVDSSLLDEWEQLANPEVETAEEAQERADEVKPVTANARAFRVLVRNAMFRRVELAALDRVGDLGELDGDAGWGEDAWGDAMDAYWDEYEDLGTGPDARGPKLLKIDEDPAHGLWRVRQTFADPNGDHDWGISAEIDLAASDEEGRAVVRVTSVGQL
- a CDS encoding acyl-CoA thioesterase, with translation MTNPAERLVDLLDLERIEVNIFRGRSPQESLQRVFGGQVAGQALVAAGRTTDGERPVHSLHAYFLRPGRPGVPIVYDVERIRDGRSFTTRRVTAVQQGRTIFSLTASFHRPEEAGFEHQLPPAREVPDPEELPTVAEEVREHLGALPEALERMARRQPFDIRYVDRLRWTQEETKGADPRSAVWMRAVGPLGDDPLVHTCALTYASDMTLLDAVRIPVEPLWGPRGFDMASLDHAMWFHRPFRADEWFLYDQESPIATGGRGLARGRIYDRAGNLLVSVVQEGLFRPYAAGHTDSVAPRP